The genomic DNA TCCAGAAGGCCCCCGCCGTCCCGGCCGCGAACAGGGCGGGGATCACCGCCAGAAGGGTGATCCACAACCGCCGCGGCTTCGCTTGCGGTCCGGTCCGGTCCTTCCGGTGCTTTTGCGGTTCAACAGGCCCGGTCATGGTTCCTCTGCTCCTTCCAGCGGTGCGCCCGGCGATGCGCGGTGTCCTGTGGTTCCAACACTCCGGGAGGGAGCAGGGTCCCGTGTGCGGCCATGTTTTCCTATGACGAAGGGGGCATCCGCCCGGATCGTGCCGGAGTAGCCGGATACGGGCGCTTTCGTGTAGTCTTGCGCGAAAGGCGAGGCACGCATCGAGGCACAGGATGAGCACCGAAATCCGCACCTTCACGATCCCCGACGCGAGCGCGGACGAGGCCCAGGGGCACCTCTCCTCCTTTCTGCGCACGGTCGAGGTGCAGCGCATCGACACCGCCTACGCCGACGGCGGCTGGCGTGTTCTCGTCCTTTACAAGGACCTGAAGCGCAAGGAGGAATCCCTCCAGATCGAAGCCGCGATCAACGCCGCCCTCAACGGTTGGCGGGACCGCACGGCGGCCCGTGAAGGGCTGTCGCGCGACGCCGTCCTGTCGGACGAACTGGTGCCGGAAATCGCCCGGTTTGCCCCTACGACGGAGCGTGAACTGTCCATCATCGTCGGCGCCCGCGACCTCGGCGTTGGTCACTTCGGCGGGGAGATCGTGCAGGTCGTCCGCGCGACCTTGGATGAACTGATCGACTGACGCAGCCACCATTCCGGAATGGCGTAGGCCGAAGGGCCGGTCGACCATGTCCATTGTGCCGAAAGAGAAGCCGAACCCGCCGTAAGCCAGATTCCAGACCCCTTCACGCTGTGCCAGCATACCTTTGTGGTTTTGCGGCAATGCAACATGGCGGAGGCCATGGACGGGACATCCGGATCAAGAGGCGACGTGCCCGATTACCGTGCCATGGCGCGGGAACTGGAAGCCTTCAGCCGTCAGGCGGCGGAGCGCGCGGCGGCCACCGGCGACGGCAGCATGGACGCTCTGGCGCAGCGGCTGGAGCGCCACGCCGAGCAGATCCGGCATGATCTGGCCGAAGCTCCGACGCGGCGTTTCGGCTGGCGCCTAGGCCTTCTCCACCTTCAGCAGAGTGCCCTCGGCGCCGACGATGCGGACACGGGTTCCGGCGGGGAGGTCGGGCCCCTCGACGGTCCAAAGCCCGTCGCCGATCTGCGCCCGGCCCCGCCCGTTGACGATGGGGCCGTCCAGCGTGTGCAGCGTCCCGATGTATTGCGCCGTCCGGCGGTTCAGATGCGGCGTGTGCGTCGTATGCGCTGACCTGCGGGACAGGAAGCGGGTTCCCACCAGCGCGGCGATGGCGAGCAGGGCGAACAGCAGCCCCTGATGCTCCCACGGCAGGGACGGCCAGACCAGAAGCACGAAGCCGACCAGCGCGGCAGCGCCACCCAGCCAGAGGAAGGCCGCTCCCGGCGCCACCGTTTCCAGCGCGCCCAGCAGCACGGCCAGAACCCACCAGTGCCAGAATTCGATCATCGCGGGTCCGCCTTTGGGGTTTCGCCCAATCTTACGACTCCGGCGGCACCGGCGCATCGCGCCTGTTCGGCTCGTCAGGCTTCCGTTCATCGCGATTCCAGGGACTGCGCGGTGCCGGCGGCGGGGCGGCGGCCGTTCCGGAAGATGCCGGTTGGTTCGAGGGGCGGTTCGGGAAGGCTTCGCGGGCGATTTCCGCGATGCCGCCGATGGCACCGATCACGTTGGCGGCTTCCAACGGCATGAACAGCACCTTCTGGTTCGGGGCGGCGGCCACCGCGGTCAGGGCATCCACATAGCGTTGGGCGACGAAGTAGTTGATGGCCTGGACGTTGCCCCCGGCGATGGCGTCGGAGACCAGCCGGGTGGCCTCGGCTTCGGCCTGGGCGGCGCGTTCGCGGGCCTCGGCGTCGCGGAAGGCGGCCTCGCGCCGGCCCTCGGCCTGGAGGATGGCGGCCTGCTTGGCGCCCTCCGCCCGCAGGATGGCCGCTTGGCGCTGGCCCTCCGCTTCCAGGATGGAGGCGCGGCGGTCGCGCTCCGCCTTCATCTGGCGTGCCATGCTGTCCACGAGGTCGCGCGGCGGCTGGATGTCGCGGATCTCGATGCGCGTCACCTTGACGCCCCAGGGGCTGGTCGCCTCGTCCACCACGCCGAGCAGGCGGGCGTTGATCTGGTCGCGCTGGGACAGCAACTCGTCCAGGTCCATCGAGCCCATGACCGTGCGGGTGTTGGTCATGGTCAGGTTGAGAATCGCCAGTTCCAGGTTGTTGACCTCGTAGGAGGCCTTGGCGGCGTCGATCACCTGGAAGAAGACGACGCCGTCCGCCGTGACCATGGCGTTGTCGCGGGTGATGACCTCCTGCGAGGGCACGTCGAGCACCGTCTCCATCATGCTCTGCTTGCGTCCGATCCGGTCGACCAGCGGCAGAATCAGATGCAGGCCGGGCTGGAGCGTGCGGGTATAGCGTCCGAACCGCTCCACCGTCCATTCCTGGCCCTGCGGCACGGTCCGCACGCCCAGCAGAACCAGCGCCAGCGCGAAGATCAGAAGCGCGATGACGAAAAGCGTCAGGCCGCTGACAACCATCACCCCACCTCCAATCCGGTCGTTTCCTCCCTCCGACCATGCCACGGCGGGGCCGCCCCGGCTAGAGCTACGGCGGTGGCTGCGTCATCCCAGCAGGGCGCCGATGGGCTTCAGCGGCTCGTGCGCGTCGAACAGGATTTTCAGGATGGCCAGGATCGGCACCGCCAGCAGGGCGCCGGGAATTCCCCACATCCAGCCCCAGAACAGGATGGACACGAACACCGCGATGGGGTTCAGCGCCAGCCGCCGCCCGACGATCATCGGGGTCAGGAAGTTCCCCTCCATCATCGTCAGCGCCACGAAGGTCAGCGGCGGTCCGAAGATGTGCAGCCCTCCGTCGAAGGTGAGCGCCGACACCAGGAACAGCACCGCCGTCATCACCGCCGGCCCGATGAAGGGGACGTAGTTGATGAGGCCGGCCAGCGTTCCCCACAGCGCCGCGTTGGGCACTCCCCACAGCCACATCGCCAGCGCCGTCGCGAGGCCGAGCCCGATGTTGATGACCGTGATGGTCGCCAGATAGGCGGCGATGTTCTGCTGCACCGTGGCGGCGACCATGGCGTAATGCACGCGGTCGTCGACGTCGCGCATCGTGCCGATCAGCGCCTCCAGGCTCTGCCGGCCGCGGGCCAGGAAGAAATAGAGAAGCACCAGAAGGATCACCACGTTGGCGATCACCGCCTCCGCCTGGTGCAGCACCTGTTCGGCCAGCGACGGGCCGCGCACCACCACCTCCCGCGCCGCGCCGTTGCGGTCGGAGGCCATCTGCTCGATCTGGCGGGAGGCCTCGCGGGCGCGGTCGATCCCTTCACGGATATCGCCCAGCTTGAACTCCAGCTCGTGGACGACGCGGGGCATCCGGTTGACCCATTCGGTGGCCGGGGTTGTCAGCGTGTAGATGGCCCCCAGCCCGGCGGACATCACCAGGAGCACCACCACCGCCGCGCCCAGCGCCTCCGGCAGGCCGAGCCGGTAGAGGCCGCGCACGCAGGGCCGCAGCAGCAGGCTGAGGATCAGCGCCAGCATGATCGGCAGAAGCACGTCGCGCCCGAAATACAGCGTGAACAGCAGCGCGATGACGAACAGGCCCACCACGGCCACCCGCACCGGGTCGCGGGGATTCCGCGCCGGGGGCAGGGGCTCGGTCACCGGCTCCGGCGGCGGGGTCAAGGGCGGATCGATCGTGCGGTCGCTCATCGGGGGCAGGCACTCCGGGAGTAGCGGGCCGGGGGACGCTTGACGGCGCCGGACCCCCGCCCGATTTAGGGGTATTCCAGGACCGCGCCCACGCGGCCCCGCTTCGCGATGACCGGAGTTCCACGAGATGCGCAGCCCGTTCCCTTCGATAAACATCCGCCGCGGCCTGATGGTCCTGGCGCTATCCGTGCTGCCACCGATGGCCGCCTCCACCGCTGCTTTGGCCGAGGACGCCGTCGTCGGGCGTTTCTCCAACGACTGGACCGGCAACGGGCTTCAGGTGCAGGCGATCGAGGACCCGAAGGTGAAGGGCATCACCTGCCATCTGGTGGATTTCGACCGCAGCGTGCTCGACCGGCTGACCAAGGGGAACTGGTTCGAGGACCCGTCCAACGCCTCCATCGCCTGCCGGCGCACCGGGCCGCTGGTGATCGGCGACATCGAGCTGTCGCAGAAGGGCGAGGAGGTCTTTTCCGAGCGCAAGAGTCTGGTCTTCAAGTCCATCGCCATCCGCCGCATCTACGACCGGGTGAACGACACGCTGATCTATGTGGTCTACAGCCGGCAGGTGAAGGACGCCTCGGCGAAGATGGCCATCTCCAGCGTGCCGCTGATCGACACGAACCCCCAGTGGGAAAAGGGTAAACCTCCGGTGAAATGATCGGATGGCTTGCAATCGGGCGGGTGCGGAGCCATCATCAGGCTTGGGAGGCAGGGGAGTCGACCCCCCGCCTCCCGGCCCGATCACTGCCGGTTCAGAAGATCAAGGATTGCCTTGACGATCTGGAGCAGCAGGATCAGGAGACCGAGGATTTCCTTCATCCTCCGAGCCTCCTTGTTGAGCGGCGGGGTGGTGGCGCTTCACCACCCGTCCGCGCCTCCACCTCGCACGGGTTGCGGGATGGGCTCAACGGAAACTCCACACATGCGTGTGCGGCGGATTGGCCGGCGGGCTCGGCGGCGACTCGTCAGGCTTGGCCGCGGCGGGCTCGCCACTTGCGCCACAGCAGATAGACACCGGGCGCCAGCGTCACGATCAGGATGATGCGCACCATGTGGTGGGTGGCGACCAGCGCCACGTCGATGTTCAGCGCCAGCGCGACCAGCGTCATCTCGGCCAGCCCACCCGGCGCGAAGGCGAGGATCAGCGCGGCCAGCCCCAGCCCCGTCGCTTCGTCCACCATCCAGGCGGCCGCCGTGGTCACCAGCAGCATCAGCCCGGTGAGGCCCAGCGCGGTCAGCCCGTCGCGCCCGATGCGGCGGATGTTCAGCCCGGTGAAGCGGCAGCCGAGCGACGCCCCGATCACCACCTGGGCCGCGGCGACCAGAACGCCCGGCGGCTTGCCCTCGGTCAGGCCGGCGAGGTGGATCGCGGCGGACAGCAGCATCGGCCCGACGATCTGGGCGGCGGGGATGCGCAACAGCTTCGCCAGGGGATAGCCCAAGGCGCAGGCGGACAGCAGCGCCACGTCCAGCGGGGCGAGCGACAGCAGGGGCGGGCCGAGCGCGCCGCGCCGCGCCGGGTCGTAGAGGCCCAGCGCCTGGAAGGCGAAGGGGATGACCAGCACCACCAGCATCACCCGCAGCGCGTGGGACAGCGCCATGGTCCGGCTGTCGCCGCCCATCTGAGTGCCGACCATCACCATCTCGTTCAGCCCGCCGGGGGTGGCGGTGAAGAAGGATGTGGGTGGGTCCAGCCGGGCCGCGCGGCGCAGGTACTGCACGCCAAGCGTGGTCGCCAGAACGAGATAAACGGCCAGCGCGCTCAGCGACAGGCTCCACTCGCCGAGCCGGCCGAGGATGTCCGGGGTGAAGCCGCTGCCCAGCATCACGCCGAGGATCATGATCATGGCGTTGCGCAGCGGCTTCGGCACATGCAGCGCGACGCCGGCCATCGCGGCGGCCGTGGTGGCGGTCATGGCGCCGATCATCCAGGCCAGAGGCAGATGGAAATAGCTGAACAGCGCGCCCCCCGCCGTCCCCAGCGCGAGGGCGAGCGCGAAGGGCCGGAGCCCCGGTCCGATGGTCATACCGCTCGCTGTGTCCGGTTCAAGGAACGATCCGCCCCAACCGGACGGCGGTCTGCCCGGATTTGGGGCGTCGCGCCGGCATGATCAGCACACAGTCGTCGTAGGGCGTGACGACCGGGCGATCGCCGTCGCGGCCCAGGACCGTCCCGGCGCGGGGAATGATCTCCATCCCCACATAGGGCTCGTCGAAGAAGAAGTCGTCGGTTTCCGCGGTCACCGCCTCGGTCACCTCGACGGTGCGCAGCGGATCGGGGTGGCGGCGGATGTGGCGGTCGGCCAGCGACGGGTCGATCATCTCCTGGGCGAGCAGGAAACGCATCGCGCTTTCCAGCGCGACCAGCGCCGTCTCCTTGCGCCAGTGCTGGCCGCATTCGACCAGAAGGGCGGTACGCCGGCCGTCCGCTGCGGCGAAGTCCGCGTAATCGATCACCCGGCGCCCCGCCGCGTGCCCCGCGTCCGCGACGATCCAGGCCGGGAAGCCGAGCCGGCGAGCCAGCGCACGGGCGCGGTCGGTCCGTCCGCACAGCGTCAGAGGCGGGGTGTCCGCCGTCATGGAATGCAGGTCGAGGATGCTGTCCGCCGCGTCGAACACCGGGCGGAGCTGCCGGGCACGGCGCAACTCCACGCTGTCGCGCGGGCCGTCCAGCACCTCCGGCGACCAGACGCGGTTCATGTCCTCGTCGACGAAGCGGGACGCGTAGGGCCGTTCGGCGTCGAAGCCGTGATAGGCAGCGGTGTTGGCGAAGACCAGCGTCAGCCGCCCGCGGGTGGGGCGGACGCCCATCCGGAACAGCCGGTCCATCGCCACCGCCCCGCCGATCTCGTTGCCGTGGATCAGCGAGACAATCACGGCATGCGGGCCGGATCGCCCGGATTCCAGCGTCGTGACATGGTCGATGCCGGTGTTGCCACGGCGGTAGGGGCCGATGTCCGGCGGCGTCAATTCGATTGGTGGCAGGGATTCGGTCAAGCGGATCTCGCCTTTGCGGGTCTGGCCGGTGCCGGGCGCTTTCGCCGAGTGGTCAGTATGGCGGAGAGTCCGTTGGTGCGCCAGCCCCGCCATTTCCCCGGTTCATCATGTCCTTTGCCTTACCGGTGCCTTACCGGTGTATGACGATTTTTGGTCGACGGGCACCCGGCCATCGTCTATACCCGAATCCATCCGCCGCAGCGTCCTGCTATGCCATTCGGGCAGGTGCCGCGGTTGGTCGGCGCAGTTGGTACACCGGGGTCAGCCATGAGTTTCGTGATCGAGGACGTGCTCGTCCGCAACGATCCGATCGTCCCGCGCCTGCCGGTGTTCTTCGATTCACCGCACAGCGGCACCGTCTACCCGCGCGACTTCGCCTTCGTCTGCCCGGCGTCCACTCTGCGGCAGGCTGAGGACACCCATGTGGACGAACTGTTCGCCCACGCGCCGGAGCACGGCGCGACGCTGCTCTGCGCCCTCTTCCCGCGCACCTACATCGACGCGAACCGGGCCATCGACGACATCGACCCGGCGATACTCGATGGGCGCTGGCCCGAACCGCTGCGCCCGACGGAGAAGAGCGCCGCCGGCATGGGGCTGATCCGCACGCTGTGCCGTCCGGGGATGCCGCTCTACGACGGGCGGCTGTCGGTTGCCGAAGTGGCGGAGCGCATCGACCGCTACTACCGGCCCTATCATTTCCAGGTCGCCAGCGTGATGGACGATCTGGCCGACCGGTTCGGCGCCGTGTGGCACATCGACTGCCATTCCATGCCCTCCGCGGTCGGGCCGGGGGCGGCGCACAAGCTGGGCATGGATTTCGTGCTGGGCGACCGCGACGGCACCAGCTGCGAGCCGGGCTTCACCGCCCTGGTCGAGCGGGTGCTGACCGGGCTCGGCTACAAGGTCACGCGGAACCATCCCTTCAAGGGGGTGGAGCTGGTGTCCCGCCATTCCAACCCGGCGCGGGGCCGCCATTCCCTGCAACTCGAAATCAACCGGCGCCTCTACATGAACGAGGAGACGCTGGAGCGGAACGAGGGCTTCGCCCGGCTCCAGGCCAACCTGACCACCTTGACCCGCCGCATCTGCGCCCATGCGCAGGCCAGCACCGCGCGACGCGCCGCCGAGTAACGGCCCAAAGAGGCGGGGCAGGGGCGTTACGGCGAGAACTGCTCCTTCAGAATCCGTTCCTCGAAGTTCAGCTCCGGGTCGAACAGCAGGGTCAGCGCGACGTCGCGCGCTTCCTCCACATCGACGCGGATGACCTCGCGCACCTCGGTCGAGTCGGCCACGGCGCTGACCGGGCGCTTGACCTCCTCCAGGATGTCCACGGTGATCTTGGAGCTGTGCGGCAGCAGCGCGCCGCGCCACCGCCGCGGCCGGAAGGAACTGATGGGCGTCAGGGCCAGCACCCCGGCGCCCAGCGGGATGATTGGCCCGTGGGCCGACAGGTTGTAGGCGGTGCTGCCGGCGGGGGTGGCGACCAGCACGCCGTCGCAGATCAGCTCCGGCAGGCGGACGACGCCGTCCACGGTGATGCGGAGCTTCGAGGCCTGCCGCGTCTCGCGCAGCATCGACACCTCGTTGATGCCCAGCGCCTCCACCTGCTCGCCGTTGCACCGGGTGGCCCTCATGCGCAGGGGGTGCAGCTTGACGCTCTGAGCGCTGGCCAGCCGCTCGGCCAGTTCGTCTTCGCGGAAGACGTTCAGCAGGAAGCCGACCGATCCCCGGTTCATGCCGTAGACCGGCGGCGGGTTCTGCCCGTCGCGCTTCAGCGCGCGGTGCAGCGTCTCCAGCAGAAAACCGTCGCCGCCCAGCGCCACGACGACGTCGGCGTCCTCCAGCGGCGCGTTGCCGTAGCGATGGACCAGCCGGGTGCGCGCCCGCATCGCCTCCTCCGTGTTCGCCGCGCAGAAGGCGATGCGGAGGTCGGCGGGCTTGCGGGGATCGGGCGCCAGCGGGTCCAGGGTCGGATCGGCGGGCAGCTTGGCAGCGGTTTCGGTCATGTCACGGGGACCATAGCGCAGAGTGCCCGGTTGCAGAAGGCCGCTTCGGTCGAGGGGAGGAGATGCGCTTCTTCCGGACGCATCGCCATGCGCAACCCCCTCACCCTCCCCACGCCTGCGGCGCGGGTCCCCTCCCTCTCCCCGGAGGGGCGAGGGCGTCCGGCGGAATGGGGGTCATCCGCCGGTCACGCTCATGTGGCGGGGGACCGCCGGGCCCTGGTGGCGACGGTCGATGATGAAGTCGTGGCCCTTGGGCTTGCGGGCGATGGCGTCGCGCACCGCCTGGACCAGCAGCCCGTCGTCGTCGCTGAGGCGCAGCGGGGTGCGCAGGTCGGCGGCATCCTCCTGGCCCAGGCACATGTAGAGGGTGCCGGTGCAGGTCAGCCGCACGCGGTTGCAGCTTTCGCAGAAATTGTGGGTCAGCGGCGTGATGAAGCCGATGCGCCCGCCGGTCTCGGCCACCCGCACGTAGCGGGCCGGGCCGCCGGTGCGGTAATCGATCTCGTCCAGCGTCCAGCGCTTGGCCAGCTCCGCCCGTACGAGGCTGAGCGGCAGATACTGGTCGAGCCGCGCCTCGTCGCCGATCTCGCCCATCGGCATGACCTCGATGAAGGTCAGATCGAAGCCCTGCTCGCCGCACCAGCCGACCAGCCGGTGGAACTCGTCGTCGTTCACGCCCTTCAGCGCGACCGTGTTGATCTTGACTTGGAGCCCCGCCTCCTTGGCGGCCTGGAGCCCACCGAGGACCTTGTCCAGCCGGCCCCAGCGGGTGATCGCCTGGAACTTGTGGGGGTCGAGCGTGTCCAGCGACACGTTGATCCGGCGCACCCCGGCCTCCACCAGATCGCCGGCATACTTGAAGAGCATGGTGCCGTTGGTGGTCAGCGTCAGCTCGTCCAGGTCGCCGGCCTTCACATGGCGGCCCAGGCTGTGGATCAGCTCGTGGATGCCCTTGCGGACCAGCGGCTCGCCGCCGGTCAGGCGCAGCTTGCGGGTGCCCAGCTTGACGAAGGCGGAACAGACGCGGTCGATCTCCTCCAGCGTCAACACTTCCGCCTTGGGCAGGAAGCTCATGTCCTCCGCCATGCAATAGACGCAGCGGAGATCGCAGCGGTCGGTGACGGACACGCGCAGATAGCTGACGGTCCGCCCGAAAGGATCGACGAGCGGGGCGGCGGCGGTCGGCGGAACGGTCGTCATCGTCAGGCTTCTCCCCAAGGGGGTGCGTGTCATGCAGTCCGGGCGGTGATTATGGCCCCGAACCCGATCCTGATATATAGGTCCGAGTTGCGGATTTTTCGCCACCTGGAATTTCAGGCGCAGCAGACCACGGCGCGCGGAGCCGGGACTTGACGGGGATCAAATCCCGACGCCGTGCGCGTTCCGGCGGTGGCGCTCAGTGGACGCTGCCGCCGTCCGGGCCACCCTCCTTGCCGTTCTGGGCCAGTTCCCGCTCGCGAAGATAGTCCTCGGTCGTGCGCGGCGCGCGCGGGGCACCGAGCGCGAAGGGCGAGTCGCCCCGCTCGAACTGGTCCACCACGCGACAGTCGCCGCACATGCGCATGCGGTCGGCCGCCTCCGGCGTGGCGAACATGGCGTGCCGCCCGGCGAGCACCGCGACGATCTTGTCGATCGAGGACTTGGTGGCGAAGGGCTTGCCGCACTTGACGCAGCAGAAGGGCTCCTCCTCCTTCAGCACCCTGGCGCCGCGGGCGCTGTCGCGGAAATCGATCTCCGGAACCAGCGCGATGACCTTCTCCGGACAGGTCGTCTTGCACAGGCCGCACTGCACGCAGGCGTCCTGCGAGAAGGACAGCATCGGCTTGTCGGCGTTGTCGAGCAGCGCCCCGGTCGGGCAGGCGCCGACGCAGGACAGGCAGAGCGTGCAGCCCTCCACCATCACCTGCACCCGCCCGAAGGGGGCGCCCGGCGGCAGCGGCAGGACCTCCACCGGCTCCGGCGCGACCTTGTGCAGGTGGCGCAGCGCCAGCATGGTCACGGTGCGCTTCCCGCCCATCGGCAGGAAGGTGCCGGGGGCGGGAGCGCCCTCGCGCGGCAGGTCCCACAGCTCGGCGGCGACCGCGTCGGGGTCCTGGGCATCGATGATCGACACCCGGCCCGAGCCGTAGCCCAGACCCGACATCGCCGTCTCGGCGAGGCCGATCTGGCTGGCCAGCCCGACGGTCTCGCCGGCGTTGCCCGGCCCGACGAGGACGCGCACCCGCGCCGCGCCGTAGGCGAGCGCCGCCGCGAACACGTCGAAGCCGAGCTGGGTCACCTCGTTCACCGCGAAGGGCAGGACGCGGGCCGGCAGGCCGCGCCCGTAGCGCGCGATCAGCGAGATCATTTCGTCACCATGCCGCGGGTCGTGGACGAGCAGCACCGGTTCCGTCCCGCCGGCCTTGGCGTAGGAGGAGAGCAGCGTGCGCAGCCGCTCGTAGACCGTCTGGAGCGGCGGCAGGGCGTAGGTGCTGGCCCCCGTCGGGCAGACCGAGGCGCAGGAGCCGCAGCCGGCGCAGATGTGCGGGTCGATCGCCACATGGTCGCCGTTCGGCGTGATGGCGCCGGTCGGGCAGACCTCCAGGCAGCGGGTGCAGCCGGTCTTGCGGCTGCGCGAATGGGCGCAAAGGTCGGCCTTGAAATCGATGTAGCGCGGCTTCTCGAACTCGCCGACCAGATCGGCGGCCTCGAACACCGCCTTGGCGACGGCGGCGGGGTTGTCGGGGTCGGGGCGCAGGTAGCCGTCGCGCTTCCCGTGCGCCGGGAACAGCGGCGCGCCGCCGGTCAGGTCCACGATGACGTCGCAGCGCGAGGCGGCGCCCTGCCGCGGCGGCTCGAAGCCGAGGACGGCGCGCGAGGCCGGGATGGCCGGGGCGTAGTCGTCCACCACGATCTCGAAATTGCCGAGCCAGCCCTTGGCGGCGCGGATGGTTCCTTTGAAGACCGGCACGTCCATGACGCGCGGCGGGGCGACATCCTTGGGGGATTTCAGCAGCACGGTGACGTCCAGGCTGCCGGACAGCTGCCGGGCCACCTCGATGGCGCGCTCGTCGGTGCCATAGACCAGCGCGGTGCCTTCCGACGCCAGAGTAATCGTGCCGGTCGGCGGGATGTCCATGGCCGCCTCGGCCAGCAGCGCGGCGATCTTCGGCCCGGCCAATGCGCCCTCGTCCGACCAGCCGGCGCGCTCGCGGATGTTGGTGAAGGCCAAGGTGGCGTCAGGACTGTCCTGGGCGGCGATCTCCGCGAACAGCGGGGCCTCCTGGGTGCAGGCGACGAGCAGCGGGGCGCCCTCCGCCACGCGCGCCTCGAACCGGTCGAGCTGGGTGCGGCAAAGCTGGGTGGCGACGGACAGATCGCCCTCCGCCCCCGCCGCGGCCCCGCAGGCCCTGGCCAACGCCTTGCCGTCGATCGCCATGCTGTGGACGCAATCGCAGACGAGCACCGTCCGGCCGTTGATCTTCATCGCTTCCAACCCCTTGCCCTGAAAAGACCTGCCCTAAAGCCCTGTTGCACACAGCGCGTTCCAGTTCTGTACATATCGGCTGGGTGGCACGGTTGCGACAGCAAAATGCGTGCGGCAGGATGGTCGTCCACCCCTTCATCCGTCGGACCCGTTTCCCCATGACCAGCGCCCCCACCGTCCGCGACGCCCGCATCGAGGACGTCCCCGCCTTCCAGCGGATCTACGAGCACCATGTCCTTCATGGCGTCGGCACCTTCGAGGAGGAGCCGCCCGACGTGGCGGAGCTGGAAGGGCGCTTCCGCGCCATCACCGGCGCCGGCTTGCCCTGGCTGGTCGCAGAGCGCGACGGCCTGATCCTGGGTTACGCCTACGGCAGCGCCTACCACGTCCGCTCCGCCTACCGCTTCACCATTCAGGATTCCGTCTACATCGCGGAGGAGGCGCGCGGCCAGGGCCTCGGGCGCCTGCTGCTCCAGGCGCTGATCGACCGCTGTGTGGAGCAGGGCTACCACCAGATGGTGGCGCTGGTCGGCGGATCGGAGAACGCCGGCTCCATCGGGCTGCACGCCGCGTTGGGCTTCCGCACCTGCGGCGTGGTCGAGGCCGTCGGGCTGAAGTTCGGGCGCTGGCTGGACGTGGTCATGATGCAGAAGGACCTGGGGGCGGGGCGGTCGGACATTCCGCAGGGTGTGGGGCCGAGTCAGCCGGTGGCGGTGCGTTAGCCGCCGTCGCTCCACCGGTCCAGCGCG from Azospirillum brasilense includes the following:
- a CDS encoding GNAT family N-acetyltransferase; the encoded protein is MTSAPTVRDARIEDVPAFQRIYEHHVLHGVGTFEEEPPDVAELEGRFRAITGAGLPWLVAERDGLILGYAYGSAYHVRSAYRFTIQDSVYIAEEARGQGLGRLLLQALIDRCVEQGYHQMVALVGGSENAGSIGLHAALGFRTCGVVEAVGLKFGRWLDVVMMQKDLGAGRSDIPQGVGPSQPVAVR
- the moaA gene encoding GTP 3',8-cyclase MoaA, which produces MTTVPPTAAAPLVDPFGRTVSYLRVSVTDRCDLRCVYCMAEDMSFLPKAEVLTLEEIDRVCSAFVKLGTRKLRLTGGEPLVRKGIHELIHSLGRHVKAGDLDELTLTTNGTMLFKYAGDLVEAGVRRINVSLDTLDPHKFQAITRWGRLDKVLGGLQAAKEAGLQVKINTVALKGVNDDEFHRLVGWCGEQGFDLTFIEVMPMGEIGDEARLDQYLPLSLVRAELAKRWTLDEIDYRTGGPARYVRVAETGGRIGFITPLTHNFCESCNRVRLTCTGTLYMCLGQEDAADLRTPLRLSDDDGLLVQAVRDAIARKPKGHDFIIDRRHQGPAVPRHMSVTGG
- a CDS encoding 4Fe-4S binding protein, translating into MKINGRTVLVCDCVHSMAIDGKALARACGAAAGAEGDLSVATQLCRTQLDRFEARVAEGAPLLVACTQEAPLFAEIAAQDSPDATLAFTNIRERAGWSDEGALAGPKIAALLAEAAMDIPPTGTITLASEGTALVYGTDERAIEVARQLSGSLDVTVLLKSPKDVAPPRVMDVPVFKGTIRAAKGWLGNFEIVVDDYAPAIPASRAVLGFEPPRQGAASRCDVIVDLTGGAPLFPAHGKRDGYLRPDPDNPAAVAKAVFEAADLVGEFEKPRYIDFKADLCAHSRSRKTGCTRCLEVCPTGAITPNGDHVAIDPHICAGCGSCASVCPTGASTYALPPLQTVYERLRTLLSSYAKAGGTEPVLLVHDPRHGDEMISLIARYGRGLPARVLPFAVNEVTQLGFDVFAAALAYGAARVRVLVGPGNAGETVGLASQIGLAETAMSGLGYGSGRVSIIDAQDPDAVAAELWDLPREGAPAPGTFLPMGGKRTVTMLALRHLHKVAPEPVEVLPLPPGAPFGRVQVMVEGCTLCLSCVGACPTGALLDNADKPMLSFSQDACVQCGLCKTTCPEKVIALVPEIDFRDSARGARVLKEEEPFCCVKCGKPFATKSSIDKIVAVLAGRHAMFATPEAADRMRMCGDCRVVDQFERGDSPFALGAPRAPRTTEDYLRERELAQNGKEGGPDGGSVH